From Trichoplusia ni isolate ovarian cell line Hi5 chromosome 22, tn1, whole genome shotgun sequence, a single genomic window includes:
- the LOC113504413 gene encoding nuclear pore complex protein Nup154, whose protein sequence is MPSVINNSIDATRPVDGTKMQLDSLELAGCTLDRYISADNSRPSFLEITGIATQRSPTCSGLNAGDYRNLAALVNHPSLSQLKILNKVPLPPEIMEHFAHMQCHCLMGVFPEISRVWLAIDSNIYVWAFEHGSDVAYFDGLGETIVSVGLVKPKSGVFQNFVKYLLVLTTTVEIVVLGVTFSSSKNDGSGEFQEIHLVPEPVFVLPTDGISMMCVKSTAKGRIFMGGKDGCLYEITYQAQLGWFGKHCKKVNHSTSTLSFLVPTFLSAALYDEDPIVKIEVDNSRHILYTLSEKGCIEVFDLGVDGEGLSRVMRLSQGKIVSSAVEIVKTLEPGNFKPVVAISAVDESESDHLNLVAVTQTGARLYFTTGDGDPNQNGPQRPHYLTLLHVRLPPGFTPNSSVLKPKQVHSAVYENGSLVMVCSAGGGGEAEALWCLSRVLAAGASFSESHTLLALDGPAWALTALPHHHSKHLSPAMLSKKEVWSVSRWAVVTSAGACVAEAGGAPDLLRALLRDCRGPDAHPVKDFFQLYSVEQACACALYLACEDITSGDLSISEWATRAFFLYGNQMAATPSPMFQQPSQMPSINSPKFSPRQMSTPMTVRGPQGQIQQGKLNQSYQQAPMNQSFPGSPNQSLMPQSPFHQSMMSPGFNQSSFVGNMTQQQRDPNFVPPVEYTAKHNGLYIYIGRILAPIWNLKCVSVSQSPDRKEFMSSRVTGEDCAYIVQKLQRVSAFMQRTLAPPHSDEHASLQALKLFITMAIEMLSLWKVLCEHQFHVIAASLPPDQQNALQAASFRELLVGGQEVACLLLGSLVAGYLRDNASVDGISQKLRQLCPTLYRQEDATCSKANELLIFAKQQKNPAEREEMLQHALKLCKDVAPNVNLPLVCAKLVSAGFYTGVVELCVACASKLDPQDKAVHYYKSDQPSQDREGHFIYYRRMEIYREVCSALERLYERSAEATTSEPSPLRSQPTNDSMLTMSPADANYQGRKLVWECLSRDDELLHVAVYEWLVSKNLGSELLSLGRAPPGSLRTYLAAAARSAGAGAALTLLDLLWKVLEKSGDHLAAANVLEGLATRPGSGATLAQRMSWLSAGVVCVRGAGGGGGGGELLRRLEEAGEVARVQAAVRAAARALPPPLQPHRQLLQRLDDELLEITQLYEEYADRFNLWECKLAIVQCSGHNDALLVENIWTNILAEAEAVARSLPTPDERLASVLSKLTTLGRDYVNTGHCFPLYFIVRQLEIMSCKLQADRGMVFRTILNIGVSLEQVLDIYIKLVSVNERVWLGCGDESHVCRCAALLLDVARAELAPLPVALRRRALARCKDLHEAALSALQARPNTQRLIDRLSVAQAHLDRMD, encoded by the exons ATGCCAAGTGTAATAAACAATAGTATTGACGCAACTCGACCAGTGGACGGCACCAAAATGCAGTTAGATTCGTTGGAATTGGCTGGTTGTACACTAGACCGGTATATTAGCGCTGATAATTCGCGCCCTTCGTTTTTAGAG aTCACTGGAATAGCAACTCAAAGAAGTCCAACATGCAGTGGTCTCAATGCAGGGGACTACAGGAACCTCGCGGCTCTAGTGAATCATCCCAGCTTATCTCAAttgaagatattaaataaagttcCTTTACCACCTGAAATTATGGAACACTTTGCTC ATATGCAGTGCCATTGTCTAATGGGAGTATTTCCAGAAATCAGCAGAGTATGGCTAGCTATAGACAGCAATATATATGTATGGGCCTTTGAGCATGGTAGTGATGTAGCATATTTTGATGGTTTAGGAGAAACAATAGTCAGCGTGGGCTTAGTCAAACCTAAATCCGGAGTATTCCAgaactttgttaaatatttattagttctCACAACAACAGTTGAAATAGTAGTCTTAG GTGTAACATTTTCCTCTAGTAAAAATGATGGGTCGGGAGAATTCCAAGAGATACATCTGGTTCCGGAGCCTGTATTTGTGTTGCCAACTGATGGCATATCGATGATGTGTGTCAAGTCTACTGCTAAAGGCAGGATCTTCATGGGCGGGAAAGATGGATGTTTGTATGAGATCACATACCAG GCTCAACTGGGTTGGTTTGGtaaacattgtaaaaaagtaaatcaTTCTACAAGTACTCTCTCATTCCTGGTGCCGACATTCCTCAGTGCTGCCTTATATGATGAGGATCCAATAGTTAAGATTGAAGTAGATAATTCTAGACATATTCTATACACACTCAGTGAAAAAGGTTGTATAGAAGTATTTGATTTGGGCGTAGATGGAGAAGGACTGAGCCGAGTCATGAGGCTAAGTCAAGGAAAGATTGTGTCTTCAGCTGTTGAAATTGTCAA GACTTTGGAACCTGGAAACTTCAAGCCAGTAGTAGCAATCTCTGCTGTTGATGAATCAGAGTCAGATCATCTGAATCTTGTTGCTGTTACCCAAACAGGAGCCCGATTGTACTTCACTACTGGAGATGGAGA TCCAAACCAAAACGGTCCCCAGCGTCCACACTACCTTACGTTGCTGCATGTGCGTCTGCCGCCGGGATTCACGCCTAACTCTTCAGTGCTAAAACCTAAACAAGTACATAGTGCTGTCTATGAGAATG GGTCTTTGGTAATGGTGTGTtctgcgggcggcggcggcgaggcggaggcgctGTGGTGCCTGTCGCGCGTGCTGGCGGCCGGCGCCAGCTTCAGCGAGTCGCACACGCTGCTGGCGCTGGACGGGCCCGCCTGGGCACTCACCGCGCTCCCACATCATCATTCCAAACATCTCTCACCAGCAATGCTGTCCAAAAAAG AGGTTTGGAGCGTGTCCCGTTGGGCGGTGGTGACGTCAGCGGGCGCGTGCGTGGcggaggcgggcggcgcgcccgacctgctgcgcgcgctgctgcggGACTGTCGCGGACCTGACGCACATCCCGTCAAGGACTTCTTCCAG TTATACAGCGTGGAGCAAGCCTGCGCATGCGCACTTTACCTAGCGTGTGAAGATATAACCAGCGGCGACCTATCTATAAGCGAGTGGGCGACGCGCGCTTTCTTTTTGTACGGTAACCAGATGGCGGCGACACCGTCACCGATGTTCCAACAACCTTCGCAAATGCCTTCCATAA ATTCTCCAAAGTTCTCACCACGCCAGATGTCGACTCCTATGACAGTTAGAGGCCCACAAGGTCAAATACAACAGGGTAAACTGAACCAGTCTTACCAACAAGCACCTATGAACCAGTCCTTCCCTGGCTCACCCAACCAGTCTCTAATGCCTCAGTCTCCCTTCCATCAGAGTATGATGAGCCCTGGCTTCAACCAGTCATCATTTGTTGGGAACATGACACAACAGCAAAGAGATCCTAATTTCGTACCTCCAGTAGAGTATACCGCGAAGCATAATGGTCTATACATATACATTGGCAGAATCTTGGCTCCGATATGGAACCTCAAATGTGTTTCCGTTTCTCAATCACCTGATCGCAAAGAGTTC ATGAGTAGCAGAGTGACAGGCGAAGATTGTGCTTACATAGTTCAAAAACTCCAACGCGTATCCGCCTTTATGCAAAGAACATTGGCTCCTCCGCATTCCGACGAGCACGCTTCTTTGCAGGCTCTCAAACTATTTATAA caaTGGCGATTGAAATGTTAAGCTTATGGAAAGTTCTCTGCGAACATCAGTTTCATGTGATAGCCGCTAGTCTTCCACCTGATCAACAAAATGCATTGCAGGCTGCTAGTTTTAG GGAATTATTAGTAGGTGGTCAAGAAGTAGCATGTTTACTTCTCGGATCTCTAGTCGCTGGTTACTTGAGGGACAACGCCTCGGTGGACGGCATTTCACAGAAGCTGAGACAACTCTGTCCTACTTTGTATAGACAAGAAGATGCTACTTGTTCTAAG gCCAACGAATTATTAATATTCGCGAAGCAACAAAAGAATCCGGCTGAGAGAGAAGAAATGCTTCAACATGCTCTAAAGTTGTGTAAA GATGTGGCACCAAACGTCAATCTACCATTGGTTTGTGCCAAGCTGGTGTCGGCGGGCTTTTACACCGGTGTTGTGGAGTTGTGCGTGGCCTGTGCCTCTAAACTGGACCCGCAAGATAAAGCTGTTCACTATTATAAGAGCGACCAGCCTTCACAGGATAGAGAGGGACATTTTATATACTACAGAAG AATGGAGATATACCGCGAGGTGTGTTCAGCGCTGGAGCGCCTGTACGAGCGCAGCGCAGAGGCCACCACCAGCGAGCCCTCGCCGCTGCGCTCGCAGCCAACCAACGACTCCATGCTTACCATGTCCCCGGCAGACGCTAATTACCAG GGACGAAAATTAGTGTGGGAATGTCTTTCTCGAGATGACGAACTTTTACATGTAGCTGTGTATGAGTGGCTGGTGTCGAAGAATTTGGGATCAG AGCTGCTGTCGCTGGGCCGCGCGCCGCCGGGCTCGCTGCGCACGTacctggcggcggcggcgcgctcggcgggcgcgggcgccgcgCTCACGCTGCTGGACCTGCTGTGGAAGGTGCTCGAGAAGAGCGGCGACCACCTCGCCGCCGCCAACGTGCTCGAGGGACTCGCCACCAGGCCCGG GTCTGGCGCGACGCTGGCGCAGCGCATGTCGTGGCTGTCGGCGGGCGTGGTGTGcgtgcgcggcgcgggcggcggcggcggcggcggcgagctgCTGCGGCGCCTGGAGGAGGCGGGCGAGGTGGCGCGCGTGCAGGCCGCCGTGCgggccgccgcgcgcgcgctgccgccgccgctgcAGCCGCACCGCCAGCTGCTGCAGCGCCTCGACGACGAGCTGCTCGAGATCACGCAG CTTTACGAAGAATATGCTGATCGTTTCAACCTATGGGAGTGCAAGTTAGCAATTGTGCAGTGCTCTGGCCATAACGACGCTTTGCTCGTCGAAAACATCTGGACGAATATCCTGGCCGAAGCAGAGGCCGTTGCGAGGAGCCTGCCGACGCCTGACGAGCGACTCGCATCCGTACTCAGCAAGCTGACCACTCTCGGCAGGGATTATGTTAACACCGGGCACTGTTTCCCATTAT ATTTCATTGTCCGTCAACTAGAAATAATGAGTTGTAAGCTACAAGCAGATAGAGGAATGGTGTTtagaacaattttaaatatcggCGTGTCACTAGAGCAGGTGCTGGACATCTACATCAA GCTCGTGAGCGTGAATGAGCGCGTGTGGCTGGGCTGCGGCGACGAGTCTCACGTGTGCCGCTGCGCCGCGCTGCTGCTGGACGTGGCGCGCGCGGAGCTGGCGCCGCTGCCGgtagcgctgcgccgccgcgcgctcgcgcggtgtaaggacctgcacgaggccgcgctctccgcgctgcag GCGAGGCCTAACACTCAACGTCTGATCGACCGTCTGTCAGTGGCGCAGGCGCACTTGGACCGCATGGATTGA